The uncultured Campylobacter sp. DNA segment ATTTAACCGAGCCAAGCGCCAAAGACGAAGCCAAACGACTCTACGAAGCCGCCGCAAAGCTCGAGCATGAAGGCGACAAAACAAGAGCCCTTCAGCTTTATAAACTAGCGGCTAAAAAGGCGATATTTACGGACGAGGACGGCGAAACTGCCGCCATGGAGCGCTCCGTGATAGCGCCGTCAGATAGCGTAGCGGACGCGCCCGTAGAGGAGCAAAAGATAGCCTCTAAAGAGCGCCCGAAAGAAAAATTCGAAAGCGGCGAGGCATACGACGTGGATGAAATTTTAGGCCTAAAAATGCACCACCTAAACTACCTCCTGCCCGCAACCTACGCATTTAACGACGTTGATGATAGGCGCAGATTTGAGACTGCATTTCAGATCAGCTTGCAAAAGCCGCTTTTTTACGACGTGTTTGATATGAACGAAACGATCTCGGCGGGCTACTCGCAAAGCTCGTGGTGGCAGACGGCTAAATCCTCTACGCCGTTTCGCGAGACAAACTACCGCCCCGAGATTTTCGTGACCGTTCCGATGAGATTTGAGGCGATATCTAGCCTTGACTACCTGCGTGCGGGGCTTTTGCACGAGAGTAACGGCCAGGGCGGGCAGAAGTCTCGCTCGTGGAACCGCGTCTATCTCGAGGCCAAGCTTTATGCCGGTAGCCTCGTTGTGATCCCGCGAGCGTGGGCGCGCATACCCGAGAGCAAGGGTAGCGACGATAACCCCGATATCGAAAAATACCTCGGTAACATGGATATAAATTTCGCCCTGCCATACCACGGCCACATCTTTACGGCGATGGTGCGAAACAACCTGCATTTTGATAAAACAAACCGCGGCGCAGGCGAGCTTGGATGGCTGTTTCCGTTTGGCAAGAGCGGCGTTTACGGCTACGTGAAGTACTTTACGGGATACGGCGAGAGCCTCATCGACTACAACCGCCACACCGATAAAGTCGGTATCGGCTTTGCGATTTTAAAGTAAAAGGCTAGCGCGCTCAAGCGGCGCAGTCAAGGTAAAAATCGCGGCAAAACGGCCAAAAGCGATAAGTCAAATTTGCCCACACAGACAAGCGCGGCAAATTTGACGAGCAGGCAATGCGCATAGCAAAGCGCGAGAGTAAATTTTAAAAATTACAAACGCGATGCGATCTTTAAATTTACGCAAAGTCGCAGTCAAAAGTCGCCGCCCTAGCACGAGCGCAAAATTCGTCAAATTTAGGGAGTTGGATGAAAAATTTATTAAAGCTTTTTATCGTCTTAACCTGCGCGACCTCGCTACAAGCAGGCGGCAACCACGCGCCCGAGCAGCAAAAAGACGAGCTAATCGCAACTTATGAGATATTTTTTAAGTACGACCTGCGCAACGGCGAAAAAGACGAAAACGGCAAAATACGCAACAGACTCTACCTCATCGAGCTAGACGCGAGCGGCGCGCAGCTGGATCGCTACGTCATCGGCGAAGCGGACGAGAAGTACAAGCGCAAGATCCCGGACAACCCCTCCACAAAGCTAAAAATCTCATTCGTCGTCCGCAACAACGAGCGCTGGGTGCTACTCGAAGTCTACTCAAAAGAGCACCGAGACGCGCCTGCGTTCAAGGCCGAGAGATGCCTGTGGAGCGGGCTAGAAAAGGAGCTACTGGAGGATTTTGACGCGGGCGAGGCGCTAAAACTGTACCGAAAAACCAAACGCTTCGACGCAAATTTGGGCTTTTTTACCGAAAATAACATAGCCGAATACCGCAAAGACGGCAAACCGTCGTATAAAGAATTTACCAGCGTCCGAACCGGTAAAAAGGAAACGACTTTTGAAAAGTACGACGAGAGCGGGGTCCTGCACAGCCGCGCATACCAGATAGGCGGCGAGTCTGCGTATTTTGAGTTTTTCTACCCGAGCGGCAAGCTAAAAAGCGTGATAGACCAGCGACAAACGATCGGCAAGCCGCTTAGCGAGGCGGTTAAAATACAAAAAGAATTTAACGAAAAAGGCGAGCTCGTAAAAGAGGTCGTAACCGACGCAAAAGCTGGCGCGGCGACTACGAAATTTTACGGCGAAAACGACAAAATCATAAAAACCGAAACAAAAAATCTCAGATAAACTAAGAGCGGAGAAAAATATGTTTTTAAAGCTAGACGAGATCGCTCGCGAGCTAGACGAGATATGCCTGCCTCTGGAGCAAGAGGACATAACGGGCATGAGGCTGCTAGCTCAAAGCGACGCCAGCGCGTCCACGCGGGCGCTAGAAAATGCGCAAGAGACTCTAGGCGTCAAATTTCCGCTTGAGCTTTCGCGGCTAGTTTGCAAATTTGACTTTGGCGAATTTGAAGTTTGCAACGTACGATTTGGCGCCGGCGGCGACTACGCTAGCGAGCTAGTGCGGCTAAACAGCACCGACGAATACGGCGGCAAATGGTGGCACGGCGATACGCGTCCTGCAAATTTGATAGTTTTTGCCGTCGGCGATCCGTGGATTTTTTTGCTTGATTGCGCGGACGGTGCGATTTATGCGTGGCTGCTCGGGGACGAAGAGCTTTGCGGTAGGCGCGTTGCGGGCGATTTTGAGAGATTTTTTAGAGCGCTTGCTAGCATTGGTATCGCGCGACTGAGCAAAAAGGGTGTACCGAGCGCGGAAGAAATCGTCAAATTCGTCCAAGCAAGCGATGATAAGGCGATTGAGTTTTGGCGAGAAATGGCGGAAATTTGATAAATTTAAGCGCAAGCGGCTTTAGCGGCAAATTTAACTAACTTTAAAAACTCTAAATACAGCGATAACCGCTGCAAATTTTAACTCCTAATTTACAAATTTCACTCGCAATCCGGGTCAAATTTATATTATTTTTTGCATTTGGGTGCTAAATTTGAGCTCAAATTTGTCGTAAAATCGGCTCTAAAAAATCAAAAAAGGCAAAAAATGATAACCGCAAAGACTCTTTACGCATCGGCAAGGCTTAGATCGCTGCCGCTTAGCGTCTCGGGCGTGTTGCTGGGTAGCGGCGCGGCATACGGCGCAGGCGCGTTTAGAGCCGATATTTTCGCGCTGGCATTGCTTACGACGCTACTGTTTCAGGTACTAAGCGACTATGCCAACGACTACGGCGACGCAGTAAAGGGCACCGATGATGATGGCAGGCTGGGGCCGCGCCGCGCGATCCAAACCGGACAGATGAGCGCGGCCGAGATGAAACGCGTCATCGTCGCTACGGCGCTGCTTTCGGCTTTTTCAAGCCTCGCGCTAAGCGTTTTGGCGTTTGGCGAGCGGTTTTATCTTGTGATGCTATTTTTGGCGCTGGGCGGCACGTCGATATATGCCGCTATCCGCTACACCGTAGGCGCCGGTGCATACGGCTACAAGGGGCTCGGCGACGTTTTCGTGTTTTTGTTTTTTGGACTACTTAGCGTACTTGGCTCATACTTTTTATATGCGCGTTCGCTCGATGCGGCACTGCTGCTGCCTGCATGTGCGTGCGGTATGCTTAGCACGGCCGTTCTAAATCTAAACAACATGCGCGATATCCAAAACGACGCGCTCAAGGACAAGCGCACGCTCCCCGTTCGTATCGGGCTGAACGCGGCCAAGCGCTACCACTACGCGCTGATCGCGGGCGGAGCGGGCCTGATGCTCTGCTACTCGTTTTTACGCGGCGAGCCTGACGTAAAACTACTCTATGTGGTTAGCTTTGCGCCGCTTGTTTGGCATCTCATTTTCGTCTCGCGAGTGCGAGAATGTCGCGACTTCGACGGACAGCTAAAGGTCGTCGCGCTCAGCACGTTTGCGATGTCGGCGCTATTTTTCGTCGGGGAGATTTTGGGCTAAGATTTATTTGGCGCGCGCGGTTTATCAAATTTACCGTATCGCCGAGCGATTTTGCTGATTTTAAGCATTAAATTTAACCCCTGTACGTATTGCGCCGCCCGTTTTTACCATTTACTAGTCGGCAGATTTTCGGCGTAGATTCGTCGCGCAAATTTAGTTCAAAATGCGGCAAAAGCTATGTATTTACCTTTTTTAAATACACTTTCAGAAATTTACAAGGAGAAAAAATGAAAAAATTAATCAAATTTTCGCTAGCAGCAGCTCTAGCG contains these protein-coding regions:
- a CDS encoding SMI1/KNR4 family protein; translation: MFLKLDEIARELDEICLPLEQEDITGMRLLAQSDASASTRALENAQETLGVKFPLELSRLVCKFDFGEFEVCNVRFGAGGDYASELVRLNSTDEYGGKWWHGDTRPANLIVFAVGDPWIFLLDCADGAIYAWLLGDEELCGRRVAGDFERFFRALASIGIARLSKKGVPSAEEIVKFVQASDDKAIEFWREMAEI
- the menA gene encoding 1,4-dihydroxy-2-naphthoate octaprenyltransferase, whose product is MITAKTLYASARLRSLPLSVSGVLLGSGAAYGAGAFRADIFALALLTTLLFQVLSDYANDYGDAVKGTDDDGRLGPRRAIQTGQMSAAEMKRVIVATALLSAFSSLALSVLAFGERFYLVMLFLALGGTSIYAAIRYTVGAGAYGYKGLGDVFVFLFFGLLSVLGSYFLYARSLDAALLLPACACGMLSTAVLNLNNMRDIQNDALKDKRTLPVRIGLNAAKRYHYALIAGGAGLMLCYSFLRGEPDVKLLYVVSFAPLVWHLIFVSRVRECRDFDGQLKVVALSTFAMSALFFVGEILG
- a CDS encoding phospholipase A — translated: MKKIIVLSAILLNLALAAQAETAKQNLAPQPENLAENLTEPSAKDEAKRLYEAAAKLEHEGDKTRALQLYKLAAKKAIFTDEDGETAAMERSVIAPSDSVADAPVEEQKIASKERPKEKFESGEAYDVDEILGLKMHHLNYLLPATYAFNDVDDRRRFETAFQISLQKPLFYDVFDMNETISAGYSQSSWWQTAKSSTPFRETNYRPEIFVTVPMRFEAISSLDYLRAGLLHESNGQGGQKSRSWNRVYLEAKLYAGSLVVIPRAWARIPESKGSDDNPDIEKYLGNMDINFALPYHGHIFTAMVRNNLHFDKTNRGAGELGWLFPFGKSGVYGYVKYFTGYGESLIDYNRHTDKVGIGFAILK